One Candidatus Nitronauta litoralis genomic window, ATATTTAAAACTTTGATTTGAAACATTTAATTCAGGAGGTAACACAACGTGGTTGAGGAAACATTGGACGATTGGGATGAACTAGAGGAATTAAGTGAGGAAGACAAGGCCCATCGGGCCGAGATGGAGGCCTATTTTGAGGGCAGCCTCAAACAGTTCCGTGAAGGTGAGATCATTCAGGGCAAAGTGCTTAACATCAATAAGGGACTGGTAACGGTCGATATCGGGTTCAAATCAGAAGGCGTGATCAACCTGAACGAATTCCCCGCAACAGAAAAAGAAGGCCTCGAAACTGGTTCTGAAGTCGAAGTGTTCCTGGAACGGGTCGAGGATCAGGATGGGATCGTGGTCCTGTCGAAAGAAAAAGCCAACAAGATCAAAATCTGGGAAAAACTGGTCACGGCTTTCGAAGCCGAAGAAACCATCGAAGGTATGGTGGTGGCCAAGGCCAAAGGCGGCCTGACGGTCGATATCGGACTCAAGGCATTCCTGCCTGGTTCACAGATCGACCTGCGACCGGTTCGCAACCTGGAAAAACTGCTGGGCGACAAGTTCCACATGCGCATCATCAAGATGAACAAGAAGCGCGGCAACATCGTCCTGTCCCGCCGCATCCTGCTGGAAGAAGAACGGGCCGCTGCTCGCGAAGGCACCCTCAAGCAGATGGAGGAAGGCAACATCGTCGAGGGTATCGTCAAGAACATCACCGACTACGGTGTGTTCATCGACCTCGGTGGTATCGACGGCCTGCTACACATCACCGACATGTCCTGGGGCCGGGTCAACCATCCGTCCGAGATGTTTTCCATCGGCGACAAGGTCAAAGTCATGGTCCTCAAATACGACCGTGAAAAAGAACGCGTTTCTCTTGGACTCAAACAGATCACTCCGGATCCGTGGGTGGATGTCGATCAGAAATACCCGGTGGGTACCCGCATCAAGGGCCGCGTGGTCAGCATCACCGACTACGGTGCGTTTGTTGAGTTGGAGAAAGGCATCGAGGGTCTCGTGCACGTTTCCGAAATGTCCTGGAGCCGTCATGTGAAACACCCCAGTAAAATGGTGGCCATCAGCGATGAAGTCGAAGCGGTTGTGCTCACTCTCGATAAAGAGAAGAAGCGTATTTCACTCGGCATGAAACAGATCGAGCCAAATCCATGGGACAACATTGACGAGAAATATCCGATTGGTTCCTCGGTGGAAGGTACCGTACGCAACCTCACCGACTTCGGTGCATTTGTAGAACTCGAAGACGGCGTGGACGGCCTGATCCACATTTCTGATTTATCGTGGAACAAAAAGATCAAGCATCCATCTGAAGTCGTTAAGAAAAAAGACGCCGTGAAAGCGGTGGTGTTGAACATCGACAAGGAAAACTGCCGGATCAGCCTCGGAATCAAGCAACTGCAGGACGACCCGTGGGACAATGTTCCGGAGCGCTTCCCGATCGGAACTGAAGTAGAAGGCACCATCATCAAGGTGACCGGGTTTGGCGCGTTTGCTGAGTTCGACGACGGTCTCGAAGGGTTGATCCACGTTTCTCAACTGAGTTCCGAGAAGGTCAGCCATCCCGAGAAAGTGGTCAAGATCGGCGACAAGGTAAAAACCAAAGTCATCAAGGTAGACCCGGCGACCAAGAAGATTGGTCTTTCGGTCAAAGCCTATGATGAAAACCTGGACGCTTCTGAGATCGTGGTCGAGGATGTACCCGAGATCGAGGATGAGTCCGAAGAGTAGGCAGCATGTTTTCGTCGCGGCCCTCCCCTGTTAAGGGGAGGGCGTGGGAAGGGTTATCCATAAAACAGGAAGAATAAAGCGAGCCTGACACAATAAAACTTACAGGTGGCCAAACAAAAAGAGGATTGAATGGACGGACAACCAATTGTAAAACCTGTGCAATCCGGATTCCGGAAAGCGGCTTTATATTTCCTTCTCGGTGTCGCCGTTTTATATGGAATTGCAAATCTTATGGCCGGTAACTCGATGACCGGGGCCGGGGGATCCGGAGAAAAAATTGCCATCGTCGAGATCGCCGGATTTATAGGAGATTCTCGTGACATTGTGAGGCAGATCCGGAGTTTTCGTGAAGACAGTTCCATCCAGGGCATCATCCTGAGAATCGATACACCCGGCGGTGCCGTGGCTCCTTCCCAGGAAATTTACGACGAAGTTTTACGTTCACGCACTAAAAAACCGATCTATGCTTCAATGGGCAGTGTGGCGGCTTCCGGTGGGTATTACATTGCGGCAGCCGCAGAAAAAGTCTACGCCAATCCAGGATCACTCACTGGCAGCATCGGTGTCATTATGGCCTTCACCAACTTCGAAGGATTGATGAAAAAAGTAGGCGTGCGCCCCGAAGTGATCAAGGCCGGAAAGTTTAAAGACACCGGATCCCCGGCACGCTCCATGAGCAAGAAAGAGAAAAAATATTTGCAGGCAGTAGTCAAAGATGTGCACAACCAGTTTATAGAAGCAGTGACCAAGGGTCGGAACCTGACAAAAAAACAGGCCAGGAAATTGGCCGATGGAAGAATCTTCACTGGGCGGCAAGCTCTGGACTTGAAAATGGTGGACGAACTCGGCGGTTTGGAAGATGCCATCAGCAGCATGGGTACACGACTCGGTATCGATGGACGGCCCCATGTAATTCAGGAAATGGAACGCGAAACCCTGATGGAATGGTTGGTGAACAACCAGATTCCAGATTCCTTGAAAACAGCCACTCTGACTCCGGATTTTCCTCGCCTCCAGTTTCTATGGACCCCCTAAACCATTGAAGTTAAGCGTATTATATTGATTTTTTAGGGTTTTTTGCCCGGGTTTGTAGGAATTGAATACCCGGCCTATTCCCCAAACTCCTCAATTTCATGGAAACCACCCCCAAACCTGATTCTCGAAATTCACATAACCGCTTCAAAACTCTTGACTTGGTGGATTCGGATGGTATACTTTTCCAATATTTTTTGGGAGAGGCTGGATGACCAAGGCTGAACTGGTTGAAAAGGTTTCGCAGCAGATCAATCTGACCAAAAAGCAGACGGAAGTTGTCGTAAACACTGTGTTTCAAAGCATTACCGAGTCTCTGGCCCAGGGTAAAAAGGTCGAGTTACGCGGTTTTGGTAGTTTCCGGGTCCGAAGCCGCAACGCGCGGGTCGGGCGCAACCCGAAATCCGGGGCACGTGTTGAAGTACCGGCTAAAAAGGTCCCTTTTTTCAAGGCTGGGAAGGAACTCCGCGAACTCGTCGATGGCAATGAATTCGATGAGGAAATAGAAATGGAAATGGATTGACCCGGGTTGTAGAAACCCCGTCCAATAATTCCAAATCAGATTGGCTGTTTCGAGCAGGGTATTCACCCTGCTTTTTTTATTGGGGTGCCGGGGGCGCGGCCAACGGGAAGCGTTCTTCCCTGCACTCTTTAGTTCCTGATCGACAATTTGCACCACCGCACACAGGACGAAGAAAGCACTGTTTCCCTGGCGTTCTTGAAGATTTTCAGTACTTTCAGTCCGTTAAGAAGCTTGCGGTCGCAATCCATTTAAGTTCCATTAACACTTCCTGGTAACCCTACCGATGTCCGGAAACAGTTTCGGCCAACTTTTCAAAATAACCACCTTCGGCGAATCGCACGGTCCTGCTCTGGGCGTCGTCATTGAAGGTTGCCCGGCGGGTCTTCCCCTCACTGAAGCCGATATCGAAAAGGAACTCGACCGCCGCCGCACCGGCCAGAGCAAAGTCACCACCACACGCAAGGAAGCGGACAAGGTCCAGATCCTTTCCGGATTATTCAAAGGCAAAACCACGGGCACCCCCATCGGAATGATGGTGGTCAACCAGGATGCCGACTCCTCCAAATACGAGTTGATAAAAGATTTGTACCGCCCGGGTCACGCGGATTTCACTTACGATCAGAAATTCGGGTTTCGCGATTACCGGGGTGGCGGCCGGTCAAGCGCACGCGAAACTGTAGGACGGGTTGCCGCTGGGGCCATCGCAAAAAAAATCCTGGCCCGGCAGAAAATAAAAGTCTTCGCCTACACCAAACAGATCGGCCACATCGTCGCTGAAAAGTTCAACGCCCGCGAAATTGAAAAGAATATCGTCCGGTGCCCGGATAAAAAAGCAGCCGAACGGATGATCGACGTTATCATGCAGGCACGAAAAGAAGGTGACAGCCTGGGAGGTATAATCGAAGTGGTGGCGCAGGGTGTGCCACCGGGTCTTGGCGAACCGGTATTCGACAGACTCGATGCGGATCTCGCAAAAGCTCTGATGTGCCTGCCTGCCGTTAAAGGTGTGGAGGTAGGTGCCGGGTTTAATGTAGCGACCATGAAGGGGTCCGAGTGCAACGATGTCTTCACCTCAAAGGGCGGCAAGATCACGACCGTCACCAACAACGCCGGTGGCATCCTTGGCGGCATCTCCAACGGAGCCGATATTGTCGTGCGTATGGTGGTTAAACCCACGTCGTCCATTTTAAGAGAACAGGACACCGTGACGCGCAAAGGCAAGAAAGCAAAAATTAAAGTCGAAGGTCGACACGATCCTTGTGTCGCCCCTCGCGCAGTTCCCATGGCCGATAACATGGTGGCTCTCGTACTGGTTGACCACATGCTCCGGCAACGCGCAGCCCGTTTATAGATTGAGCTTAATCCTTCATTCCCAAATTAATTCCCTATGACTTACCGCGTTGGTTTCATACAAAACCTGCCGGTTTTTGGTGATATAGAAGCCAACCGGAACCGTATAGCAGAACTTGCTGAAAATCTGGAAACCGACCTGCTGGTTCTTCCCGAGTTGTTCACCACCGGTTACCAGTTCACGTCAAGGGAAGAAGCGAAAGAGCTGGCAGAACCGGCCTGGGGGCCTACGGCAGAATTCCTGACTGCGCTTTCCAAAAAGAAAAACCTGTTCATCATCGCCGGTCTGGTCGAAAGCGAGAATGAGGCCGTTTATAATTCTTCCGTAATAACAGGTCCGGAGGGGTTCATCGGACGCTACCGGAAAATCCATTTGTTCGATACGGAAAAGAATATTTTTGATGCAGGCGATCAACCACCCCCTGTGTTCGAACTGGGAGCCGCACGTGTCGGCGTGATGATCTGCTTCGACTGGCGTTTTCCGGAAACCGCACGGTCAATTGCCCTCAGGGGTGCAGATGTCATTGCGCATCCCTCGAATCTGGTGCTGCCGCATTGTCCACAATCGATGATCACCCGTTGCCTGGAGAATCGGGTGTATGCAATCACTGCCGATCGGGTGGGTACCGAGCAGCGCATCGACGGGGAGACTCTGACCTTCATCGGTCAGAGCCAGGTAGTGGATCCCGATGGCAAGATACTGGTTCGCGTTTCGGCAGATAAAGAAGAGAGCGCAGTGGTCAAAATAGATATTGAAAAGGCACGTAACAAGTCGATCAATCCAGTGAACGACTTGTTCAACGACAGGCGGACCGACCTTTATCGATTTTCGTGAAACCTGATTCTCTTTACAGATTCCCGCGATTTCTGGTACGATTACCGCTTCTAACCCACATAATCCATGCACCGTAACCGGGTGCATTTTTCCTTTGGATAAGCCATGCCGCTAAAAAAATCACGTTTTCTGAAAGATGGCGATCACGCCATTTACGATTCGGCCTCAAGCCTCACCTGGACCGCGCAGGACTCGCGTCTTGCTACCGGAAAGGAATTGAGTTGGGACCAAGCCAACGAATGGGCTAAAACCCAAAATGAAGAAAAACTCGGAGGGCATAATAACTGGCGCCTGCCCACGGTTGAGGAAGCGCTGACCCTGTTTGATCCTCAAAAACTGAACAAGGACTTCAAGGGCGGAGATATCCACCTCGACTCCACTTTTCCGCCGGGTGCCGGCAACTGCACCTGGACCTCCAGCGAACGTGGTGCCGAAGCACAGATCGTATTCTTCCTCAATGGCTGCCCCTACTGGTATAAAAAAGACGACCAGACCATTTCACACTCAGTCCGCCTCGTCCGCCGCGGCTAACCACCTTGCGGTGGGGCTGACGAAAAACTGCCTAGGGGCAGGCCAAAAGGAAACGTCTTGGGCGACAAGCAGAAAAAACGGCTCATTACAGAGCTAAATATCGTTTTTGAAGGGTTCTAAAGATAACCCTCTGGTATGGGGTTTTTTATAAACCTCCCTAAATTGGATGACACCTGCCGCAGCAATCAACAGTTTAAGAAAAAATACCCAATATTTTTTGAGTTTCTATCAAATTACAATAGCTGGTGATACTGGAACTTCGAGGCCGATGAATTATTATATCGACACCCGGCACGGTTTTACATTCACCAGACCAGGCAGGCGATTGAGAAACCGGCAACATAATGTTCCAGCCTATATGATGTCGTCAAGCGCCGCAGCTGCAGGACCAAATTCTATTGGATTCAGAACCCATTCAATCAGAATGGAAAAAGAGGGCGCTATCGCCATGGGGTCAATCGCAGGTTACCCTGCGGATACTTTGGGTCCGGATCTAATGGTTACGGGAGCATTGTCAGGTTGCTCATTCTGTATTCTAGCGGACCCCAATGTTGCCAATAGGATATGGGTGGCTCATGTAAAGGCAGGGGCGGCTGGTGGATACAATCTCCGGAACCATTTACAACAAAATGGGCATTTTTCCATTGCACCCAATGCGGCAATTACAGTTTATGGCTCTCGTCCAGCAGGCGGCGGACCCGGTTATGATTCCGCCACCGAACATGTTTCAATAGTTGGGATTCGAACGGGAAATACCTGGGCTATCTGGGGTCAGGTGTACTTACCTACCCATCCAACCTCTCCTTTTTCAATTGCGCGTGTAGACCGTGTTTTTTAAGAAATATTTTTCATGAATGATTCAAATAAACAGCCGGATCAGAAAAACTCACAACCCAAGGATGTGCCATTAAAACGGCGCGAAGAACCCAAATTCTTCACAATCTGGGTGCACGTTGGCTACACGGTCCTCATCTGCTCTACGATTGCGTGGATTATTTATCTTGAATATTTTTTAGATTGAATATCCAAGAGAACTATAGAAAAACAATTGCCTGAAGATTTAATCCATTTTTCTTAAGGTCAAACTTTCCTCTTACCTTCCCCTAACTCCATTTCAATTTCAGGAATTCCCTTTCTTAAACAAAAGGGCGTAAAACACGTCCACGGAATTTGGAGAAGGCGAGTTCCCAGGAAGGGGCAGGATCGGTGATGGGGCCTTTATATTCTTCCCCGTGATGCAGGAAATGTTTCATGAATTTCGCACTGGTCA contains:
- the sppA gene encoding signal peptide peptidase SppA produces the protein MDGQPIVKPVQSGFRKAALYFLLGVAVLYGIANLMAGNSMTGAGGSGEKIAIVEIAGFIGDSRDIVRQIRSFREDSSIQGIILRIDTPGGAVAPSQEIYDEVLRSRTKKPIYASMGSVAASGGYYIAAAAEKVYANPGSLTGSIGVIMAFTNFEGLMKKVGVRPEVIKAGKFKDTGSPARSMSKKEKKYLQAVVKDVHNQFIEAVTKGRNLTKKQARKLADGRIFTGRQALDLKMVDELGGLEDAISSMGTRLGIDGRPHVIQEMERETLMEWLVNNQIPDSLKTATLTPDFPRLQFLWTP
- a CDS encoding 30S ribosomal protein S1, translating into MDDWDELEELSEEDKAHRAEMEAYFEGSLKQFREGEIIQGKVLNINKGLVTVDIGFKSEGVINLNEFPATEKEGLETGSEVEVFLERVEDQDGIVVLSKEKANKIKIWEKLVTAFEAEETIEGMVVAKAKGGLTVDIGLKAFLPGSQIDLRPVRNLEKLLGDKFHMRIIKMNKKRGNIVLSRRILLEEERAAAREGTLKQMEEGNIVEGIVKNITDYGVFIDLGGIDGLLHITDMSWGRVNHPSEMFSIGDKVKVMVLKYDREKERVSLGLKQITPDPWVDVDQKYPVGTRIKGRVVSITDYGAFVELEKGIEGLVHVSEMSWSRHVKHPSKMVAISDEVEAVVLTLDKEKKRISLGMKQIEPNPWDNIDEKYPIGSSVEGTVRNLTDFGAFVELEDGVDGLIHISDLSWNKKIKHPSEVVKKKDAVKAVVLNIDKENCRISLGIKQLQDDPWDNVPERFPIGTEVEGTIIKVTGFGAFAEFDDGLEGLIHVSQLSSEKVSHPEKVVKIGDKVKTKVIKVDPATKKIGLSVKAYDENLDASEIVVEDVPEIEDESEE
- a CDS encoding acyltransferase — encoded protein: MTYRVGFIQNLPVFGDIEANRNRIAELAENLETDLLVLPELFTTGYQFTSREEAKELAEPAWGPTAEFLTALSKKKNLFIIAGLVESENEAVYNSSVITGPEGFIGRYRKIHLFDTEKNIFDAGDQPPPVFELGAARVGVMICFDWRFPETARSIALRGADVIAHPSNLVLPHCPQSMITRCLENRVYAITADRVGTEQRIDGETLTFIGQSQVVDPDGKILVRVSADKEESAVVKIDIEKARNKSINPVNDLFNDRRTDLYRFS
- a CDS encoding integration host factor subunit beta, which encodes MTKAELVEKVSQQINLTKKQTEVVVNTVFQSITESLAQGKKVELRGFGSFRVRSRNARVGRNPKSGARVEVPAKKVPFFKAGKELRELVDGNEFDEEIEMEMD
- the aroC gene encoding chorismate synthase, which translates into the protein MSGNSFGQLFKITTFGESHGPALGVVIEGCPAGLPLTEADIEKELDRRRTGQSKVTTTRKEADKVQILSGLFKGKTTGTPIGMMVVNQDADSSKYELIKDLYRPGHADFTYDQKFGFRDYRGGGRSSARETVGRVAAGAIAKKILARQKIKVFAYTKQIGHIVAEKFNAREIEKNIVRCPDKKAAERMIDVIMQARKEGDSLGGIIEVVAQGVPPGLGEPVFDRLDADLAKALMCLPAVKGVEVGAGFNVATMKGSECNDVFTSKGGKITTVTNNAGGILGGISNGADIVVRMVVKPTSSILREQDTVTRKGKKAKIKVEGRHDPCVAPRAVPMADNMVALVLVDHMLRQRAARL
- a CDS encoding DUF1566 domain-containing protein — translated: MPLKKSRFLKDGDHAIYDSASSLTWTAQDSRLATGKELSWDQANEWAKTQNEEKLGGHNNWRLPTVEEALTLFDPQKLNKDFKGGDIHLDSTFPPGAGNCTWTSSERGAEAQIVFFLNGCPYWYKKDDQTISHSVRLVRRG